DNA sequence from the Phyllopteryx taeniolatus isolate TA_2022b chromosome 14, UOR_Ptae_1.2, whole genome shotgun sequence genome:
agaattcattgcggTGATGTTCTTAAATGCGGTACTGTAGTTGTAGGAAATCAAGCTcaacgttgctctttacttggctttgttgttgttggttgttatgagtgtgtgcattagctattcaTTGggctaaatttgaatgaatttatgAATTTATTCCGTGAAACTCTTTTAACAGTGGCTTTCCGGTCATGTTCTATTTGTCCTAAAGCAATTTGGTGACTTTTAGCGAATGTATGAGTTGAGATTACTCggtaaggtttctttttctgctaagAACCCAAACTGACCTTATGGGAGTCATTGCGTTCACATAAAATGTATATAGCCAATAAAGGTAACTGTAACAGATGAGCAGGTGAGTCACTGCGCATCACTGACCTCGAAAATAAATCTGTGATGCACCAAATCCACAATATAAGTGAACCGGGATctagcgagggattactgtatgttCCGTGTGCTGCAGGTTACGGACTACGCCATCGCCAGACGCATCGTAGATCTCCACTCGCGTGTGGAGGAATCTGTGGACAGGTTGTACTCTTTGGATGAAATCCGAAGATATCTGCTGTTCGCGAGGCAGTTCAAACCGAAAGTGTGTGCGCCGTATCTTGTCGTTTGTTTGTTGAGCGGCAATTTGCCATGAGTTAAAACGGGGCGGCGCCTTTTTCCCGCCCCGCCCGCTTCTCCAGATTTCCAGCGAGTCCGAGGAGTTCATCGTGGAGCAGTACAAGCGTCTCCGCCAGCGCGACAGCTCGGGTGGCGTGACCAAGTCAGCCTGGAGGATAACTGTGCGACAGTTGGAGAGCATGATCCGCCTTTCAGAGGGCATGGCCAGGATGCACTGTTGTGATGAGGTGGgatcaaaatacacacaaaaaaaaaaaaaacagttctctacccaaaaatatttttttttttttttttttccccatttcgtGAATGCAGGTGCAGCCCAAACATGTCAAGGAAGCGTTCCGTCTTTTGAACAAGTCCATTATCAGGGTAGAGACACCCGACATTAACCTGGAGCAAGACGATGAACAAGAGGACGAAGAGCTGCCGGAGGAAGGTGCTTGACTGCTGTCGCCCATTCTAACATCCACTCCTTCATATTGATACAAACTCATAAGTCGCGGTTCATCATTTGCATACTGCAgatttttaagcattttttttttataatataaaCAGTATACTTATGTCATGCCCTCACATGGTTACCTGACTAGAATCCATACTTTGCACTATGTTAGTGCTTTCTTTGCTGTTACTCTGGACTCGAACGACTCCATTCCCCCACTGTGTAAACAAAAGATTTGCCTCATTCTGAACTACTTAAATTGCAGGAAGCATCCCGAACGGAGTGAACGGTGAGGTCAACGGAATAGGCGGGCGCGTCGACGGCGTCGGCGGGCGCGTCGACGGCGTGGCCGGCCTCGCCGAGGCTGGCAGTCAGTCCAGACCGTCCCTCCGTCTGTCTTTCGCCGAGTACCAGCGCATCTCGAACTTGCTCGTCCTGCATCTACGCAGATCAGAAGAAGGTACGTCTTGTCCATCACTTTTAAGGCCCTTTTCCGCTCTACTGTACTTGCTCGGCCCACCCAAAACAGCTCTGACGTCCATTGAACTTATTGGTCAGAAACTCAATGGGTGGGGGGCCTTTTGCTGTATGTTCGAAATGTAGACTTCCAATTTCAAAGTTAAATGCAtagtagtgggggggggggggcaaaaggGGGATTTAAATGTTTTACGAACTgctcaacagtttttttttttgttttttttttactgctccTGCCTGCAGctgaggaggaggcggagctgAAGAAAAATGCAGTGATCAACTGGTACCTGAAGGAGATCGAGTCTGAGATCGACTCGGAGGAAGAGCTCATCGATAAGAAGGGACTGATTGAGAAGGTCATCCACAGGCTGGTGCACTTTGTGAGTCTATAACACTGCACGAAAAATTATGACTCCGATCGGCAAGTCTGACTCCATCTCTTAatccggtgtgtgtgtgttattattattattattattatttttattttttttacttgctcaGGATCACATCCTCATCGAGCTGTCTCAGTCTGGCCTGAAAGGCTCTGAGACGGCAAGCACGGAAGAAGAGGTGCTTCTGGTTGTCAATCCCAACTACACCCTGGAGGACTGAACTCCTCTCCCTCCTGCTGCTTCATTTCctttatacaaaaacaaactgatatcaaagtttaaaaaaaaaaaaaaaaaaaaaaaaaaaagtcaccctGGCGTTTAATAAATGCTCGTATGCAAGACTTTCAACATGGTGACTGTTGTACAAAGATTTAATTGagcttttcattaaaaaaaaactattaaaaaaaaaaaaaagtttgctcgTCACATTTgatgtaaatattaaattttttcctGAGTCAAACTGTCCCGAGTTGTGTAACAGGTGATCTTCGATAAAATAGTTTCATGTGCCATATATgccattttgtcttgtaattgtaattgcgGTTTAAGTAAATAAACTAATAAACGAATATTGATGTTCGTATTACCTTACTGgttctacctttttttttacatgcaccCTGGGCAAGCTGCCAGTCAATGCCaggtcagttttttttattagcgGGTGACGACGTAGGTGGCTTTTAACTCAATATTAGTGCATACAATTGCCCCTGCTTCAATTATTATACACTTATACACATTATTATACACTTTTTGCAATTTCTCTGTAGTGGGCCACAAAGTGATGAGGTGGTCTGGATTTGGCCCCTGGGCtttaagtttgacacctgtgatgtaAGCTATTCGACCGATGGGCAATAAGATGCACACTTTCTGGGAAAAGGGCTTTTTGGCTCACGAGCAACGTACTTTATATCCAGATCCATCTCAtacaaatgtagaaaaatgatttttaatttaaaatttgtattttattagttcacttaaaaaaaaaaaaaacaagtgggaCTCACTCATTAACTCTTTAACACTTTTCACCCAATTAGGACCTAAtccttatttaaaataaaatcagtttcCTATGTAGTACTGTTTCAATTTGTGATGATGGTGACTTCCGTTAGCTGTAAACTACAGTAACAAATCTGTTTGGTACCGCATGATATTGTACAATATTCCAATTTACGGGGATGCACCTGTCATTGAGTTCCgaaaacgtttgggaattggTGCCGTGACGTGATTGTCCACTAGGTGGCAGCCGTCTTTGCCAAACCCTGCAGGCTGCCATTGCGCATGTGCGGGATTTTGCGTAACCAACATGGCGGCGTACAAGACTGTCGTCGGCTCGGCTTGGAAAGGTAAACTCCcatttgttgttgctttaaaaTGTCAACACGCGTGTTGAACAGTTTACCTTTGAAATAATGACCagaaaattaaggttttggaatTGCCCAGCTAGAGTCCAGACCTGAATCCGATCAACGTCTGTGCCAAACGTGCTGCAACAAAGTATTAGTTTGAGGGGGTGCGTATTTTTGCAACAGGTTATTTTAGTTTGGTTTTAAGTcatataggtcacattaaaggtagtaatttttttttttttgggggggggatatcttggtctcatgtttccaaaacctggcatttgagcagagatgtgtagactttttaatttcttttccacatgttactagtgaggcaaaactaagAGTGGGCATTCTGGCGTTGTCTAGTGgggtccaggaggctactagtgtgCTCTCCATGGCTACTAGTTGGGCCGAGTAGTGTTGTTAGtacagcacagtagtttactcgTGAGGTTTAAATTGCGCACTAGtaagccaaaagtggcactTAGTGCTGTAAAAGATATTACGAGTAAGGCACAATAGTTCTACTAGTGTGTctcagtcattctactagtgcgctgagtTGTCTTCCTTTTGAGAACAAAGACCATACTAGTTCATGGACCATAAGATGGAAATCAAGGAAACTGCTTTCCACAACAGTCAACACATACGCCTTGTAAAGTGTGTCAAATATTTACGGGGACGGGTCCACGTTTTTTCCTTTTACCAGGTGCAGCGCTTGCTACTAGTGGTGGGTGGTTGGTGACGAGCTACCCTTCACCGACGCTGCGCCGATGCTTGAGGCTGCAGACCGTATCTCTTTGCAGCCCCGGGACGGAGCCACACGGGAGCCGAAAGGATAGCAGAGGGACTGCGGAAGCGGACCTAGAAAGCGAGGGTCCCGATTACATACCCCTTAAAAAGGCGAAGAATCCCATGGTGAACATTGGGTATGCATGGTGAGTTTTGTACCGACGTGAAGCAATTAAGCCATTATTGACCCACACCCGCGTGGCACCCTCAGCGAAAAAGCTTCTGCATGTTCCAAAATGAATAACTTGAATTTTTATGCTATAAAAAGTTGTGTTTGCATCCCAAGTGATGTCTCTGATGCATTGCCTTTTCTCTCTCGCCTCCAACTAGGATGATCGGCCTCCCCGCTGGTATTATCGGCTTCCTGCTGGCCAAGAGGCAAGTGGACAAGAACCGATTAAAGCAGCTGAAGGTTCGGCAGAGGATACGAAGGTCAAACGAGGGGGACTACGAAGGAAGCCGCTACCGCAATACCGCAGCGAACGTTAAACTCGACCCGTAACGCCTTGGACCAATGGTCCTGCTGTTGAAGACTGATTCTTAATTAAGAGACCTGGTTCTAACTGCCCTCCAAGCCCATGCACGGACCGAACTTTTGagtaatataatttaaaaatgtgattgatTAAAAGAGTTGCAGTGAAATATTTTTGCTGTATCAGTGTAATGGGGAATACCTTACATTGATTTAACTTCTCTAAAATCCTCACAAAGCtcagaaataaaacaatttattgtATATGAAAAGCCAAACAATGTATTTACAAGACATAGGTACACAAagggtcaccaacctttctAAAACAGATACTTTGGGGTTATTTGTGAATGAAAAGGAATACCAATAGAATACACACTTCTCAAATATGTTGAAATTCAAATTACTGTACGTCATTAAGTCATCTATGTGACGACACTGATCGTGTTAATTGCtcctaggaaaaaaaataacatgcaacACTTTGGAGgaaattttcaaatgatcacttgtTCAACATTCCTAGAAAATTACAATGTCCCATCGCTGGCGAGCTGTTTTTGAAGAGGCCCCGCAGGCTACCCTCGGGATTcttgttggtgacccctgccgTACTCCAGTAGGTGGGGAAACAATTTGTTGACAAGCTATCGTTCCATAGTAAAATGAGAAAGactgacaaaaatacaatatataactAAACTATACAGTCGGCGTAATGGACATAATAGATCAGGCATGGAATTTAATAACAGTTCTATTCAACCAATCCTCATGAAGCACAAATCAAACTTGTGTGTAGCAAGTACAACCCAGCAAAACATAAACAGATGTGATGGAGACATTTCAGCACTGaagtagtatttaaaaaaaaaaaaaataagtctgcTTTTTACTTCAAGCCAGCAAGACTGGCAAAATTTTGACACcagaatactttttttgtaggcGTCAAACTGTAGAAATATATATGTGAGAGTGCATCGGAATCGCTTGCACAGTAACAAACTCAAATTCTGCCCTTAAGTAATGGTCATTGAGTGCAGCAATGATATACATTCTATTGGTATGCGTGGAAACAAAGCAAAAGCTATAAACAGCTCGGGACTGGTTCTGCAGCAACGTTGTCGATATGACTGCTTGTGTGTCCCGAAAGACTTTATTTGCTCGAGCCAATAATCTGCAGCAGGAAAAGAAAGATCTGAACCATGTCGACGTAGATGTTAAGTGCGGCGAACACGTATTCCTCTGGACTGATGGAGTACTTCCTGTTGCCGATGAGGAGCTGCGTATCGTATGCCAAGAACTGCCGAGCACAGaggacagaagaaaaaaaaacagttccagAATGGTTTTGAAACTCcgttggatatttttttttttttttacaaacagaaAAATGTGGAGGTCTCTCAAATACTCACCAAGGTGAAAGCTATGGCTCCTATTGCAGCGTAAAGCATGTGAAGCCAGTAGATCTGCCAGAGAAAAACAGTCATTCAAATGATGCCAACATGCACGTTGAGTCCGGAGTCTGTGAGCTTATTGTTATGGAGTTGTAACTCACATATTTGAAAGACAGCACGATGACAGTGATGATGCCGGTCACAAACACGACAATGCCAAGCACGCAGAACAAGCCCCGGCATTTGGTGAAATCCacctagaaagaaaaaaatccaccgACGTGTGATATTAAGAACGTTTGAAACTGTTGGCGGAACTCTTgctcataaacacacacacacggacaaggTACCTTGGTCTGGAAGCAGAAGACCGTGACAGCGATGCAGACGACAGCAGTGATGGCCAAAGCGAGAAACACTGCCTTTGTATCATAGTAACTGAACGCACCAAGGAACACACAATCATGCAAGCAAAATGGCTGGACACCATCACATTtgacttttgattttattttttacctggCTATGGAGCCGGTCATGTAAGATAGAGCCAGGGTCTgtataaggggggaaaaaaaaaaacacacaaaaaaaaatatatatagttaattattattagGTGGCTGGGTATCATTTAACTGGGCATGACAAGAGTGGCAAATTGCGATTCGGTGGGCTCGGTGATCAAGTGCCGCTTCCACGAGGGAGGTCTCAACAAATCCTCACAAATCATTATGATGACTTTACATCCGTAGGGAAACAGGAACaattcatttagattttttttttcctatcccTCTTTTGTTCCCTCTGAATCTTAACTCATTTGTGGATCGAATAATTAGAATGAGGCCGTCTAAAGCTTAGTTTTAAAGTAAGCCGAAAAGAATGTAAAATGACATGATTTCAGGCGTTTTTGCAGGAATAGTTTTCAATAGTGAAAACCCTCAAATGAGACAGTACTTCTGCCGTGGACTCCATACAACCAAccaacacacaaagaaagaaagagtgcGTCATTAAGGGCTTTGCGCCAAACTGTACTGACTCAGTCCTCCTGCTGCCGTCTCATTGAGACACCACCCAATTTGAAACTTTCCAGAGGTCAGTTCCATTCATTTGGTGATTCAAATACAGAAAACAGCATCCCATCTGCTGATTCAAGCTAACAGCAGCCATCCAACTTACAAAGATGGAGAGCAATATGAAGTTCCAAGGAAACGTCCTCCTGAGGAGAGAGTGGGAATACAAAATATAATGCAGGTTCATGAATTGAATATTCTTTgtatcaacattatttttcgaGCTGCGGAATCACACTTACCGGGGGCCCTTGCAGCAGGCCAACACAAGGTGGGTAACGAGGTACACgccactgcaaaaaaaataaaaataataaaataaattattaaagaTTCATATTCACACAGTTACTTGACCTTTTGTTGACACTTTTAAATGCGTTGCAACTCACTAGGACGCCCAGTGGACAGCCTGGTTCTGCTGTACAAAATCTCTGACCGGTTGGCTGTGAGAAACAGAAATGTGACCCCAATGGTCACAAACAGTTCACAGACAAGgtaggaccaaaaaaaataaaataaagaaaaacatgcatgatactCACACAAAGGTGAAAACGGCCACAATGGCTGTTGTGACAAGGAGCTGGGTTGCCAGAATCAAATACACCTGAAAAACACAGGCAGAACAGGAGGACATTATACACCACAGTTGTATAAACAGATAATCAAGAATAATTATAGATTATACAAGTATTAGCGCGCAGTGAATagggcgctttttttttttttatgcattctTGTTATTAGGACTCAAGTTGTTTGTTTCACCTTTCTGATGAAAGCATGCCGAATGCTCAGACTGTCCCAGTCACTTCCCCTCGCGGCAAAATCGTCATCTGTCGTTACGAGAGCAGAAATATGAGCACTTGCCAGTTGGCTTTATTCTAAGAATGATACGTGCAGGTAGACATAATGTGCAGGACATTATTGATCAAAAAAGTACTACAGCAAACATGCTAACATAGTAATGGAGGCCCAAGTTATCTCAGCATTATGTGGTTTTCAGGTTTATAGCTCAGTCACACAAACCTTAGTCACAAATGTAGCTAAAgttctatttattttaacatctcCAGTGTTGATCGACTTTCCAGCTACAAGCGgcgggaggaaaaagtatgttaaccctttggaatttcttaaatttaggtataaattggtcagaaaatgtgGTCACATCTTCAGACTTCCGACAGAAGAAACCAAAGTCGAATTGTTTGGGAGGACCACACAACGCCATGTGAGGAGggaaaatggcacagcacaccaacatcaaaaccttctcctaaactgtgaagcatggcggACTGAGAATCATGGTATGGGTGTGCTTTTCcacctcagggcctggacagtttgtcatcatcaatggaaaaaatagtcaagatattttgcagaagaaatTGACGCCATCTCTCCAAAAAGTAGAAGCTCAAAAAATGatgggtgttgcaacaggacaatgatccaaaacacagaagcaaatcaacaacagaatgctGGCCGCCGCCACCATTTAAGCATATTGTAACAGTGACACTCTTCCAACTCCCGTTACAACACATCCCTCCGCCAAACATTCCATTCgtcccaaaaatgaaagaataaaCCAGGTCCacgccatacaaatacagaaatcaacacaaaaaaaatatatcttacaTACTTTCCTCTCTTCAAATGAACAAATTAATGAAAACCTATTACAGAGTCTGCTCAGAAAAATTAATCATTTTACAATATCATtaagcggaggaaaagaaactgTCGGGAGTcccatgattattttatttattgttacttgGCTGTTCCTAAACATGCGTAGCCTGTAAAAGTGTTCCTGCGTttctgacttgacttgaatttttggactcaagcaaagaaatcactgttagtaggcagtatccaatttctaaagacgtaaataaaaaacatgacacagtaaatacagttcaattAGTGGACCGACAAATCTGCCAATGGAcaattttgttattgtgagcgtAGCATGATAactgctgcagcaataatagcgTTTTGGAGGTACCATATACGAATGTTAACACTGTACGGACGGGGATAGAAGTGCACggtaatatatgatttgaagatgggtttcccccccccccacaaaaactGCGCAGAAACTACTAAAGCCGAGTGAGAAGGACTTGATGAGTAAGAAAGAGAGGTTTTTGCGTTGTCCTGCTTTCACCCCACTTGCACCGTGAACCTTCCCGCAACACCTTTTTGAGTCTTACTGCGACATCGTGAGCTTTCCCACAAAATCACAATAATTA
Encoded proteins:
- the si:ch73-71c20.5 gene encoding DUF4748 domain-containing protein, with the protein product MAAYKTVVGSAWKGAALATSGGWLVTSYPSPTLRRCLRLQTVSLCSPGTEPHGSRKDSRGTAEADLESEGPDYIPLKKAKNPMVNIGYAWMIGLPAGIIGFLLAKRQVDKNRLKQLKVRQRIRRSNEGDYEGSRYRNTAANVKLDP
- the tmbim1a gene encoding transmembrane BAX inhibitor motif containing 1a, translated to MSRSDYPPGYEESRNPPYAPHGGNYPAPPGYGFPAFGGPQPGQPPAPYPTGPNTPLFPGQPQGYPPGPYPGQPYPPGAGYPSQPPMPPIIPRNIPSDVITSDDDFAARGSDWDSLSIRHAFIRKVYLILATQLLVTTAIVAVFTFVQPVRDFVQQNQAVHWASYGVYLVTHLVLACCKGPRRTFPWNFILLSIFTLALSYMTGSIASYYDTKAVFLALAITAVVCIAVTVFCFQTKVDFTKCRGLFCVLGIVVFVTGIITVIVLSFKYIYWLHMLYAAIGAIAFTLFLAYDTQLLIGNRKYSISPEEYVFAALNIYVDMVQIFLFLLQIIGSSK